From the Centropristis striata isolate RG_2023a ecotype Rhode Island chromosome 5, C.striata_1.0, whole genome shotgun sequence genome, the window tcattgCCTTTGACCATCTGGCCCTTTGCCCTATCCTCTAAATGTTTGACCAAAATAGCTACAACAGCAAAGACAGACTTGTTCACATTCACTACCAGTGCTTCACAATGAGTGATTTACAGCGAGAAATTAGCAAATGACTTTCATCATGAGGCTCAAAGATGCAGCTCCAGAGggacttttctttctgtttttttggcccaaaatgtctctttttgttgaaaaggttgccgacccctgaacTAGATCCTACAGCCTTACGGGAACTATTTCTAACATTTTCTTATCGACAAATTAAACCGAATACAAAGGAGCGACTTCAAAAACGAATGATAGTTATATTTAAAAAGGCAGTTTTATTGACTCTCTTTCAACTAACTCAAACAATCCCTGAGGGCAATATTGCAGTTTTTATGGTGTGTTTATTGAGCTACTTAACATTGCAGtgacaatgaaaaaaatctatattattGTGCAGCCTTATTAACTATACACACATACTTGTACTTTAGATTAAATATCATACATACATGGGCTGTTTAACCATTAACCAGTTCCTATTTTATAATACTTACAGTTAACCGTTTCTTTGGCAATgtttacatattgtttttacACTTGATTATTTTATACATGATCTCTTTTCTACTTCCCTAATAAAgttgtataaaaacatattgtgATATTGTGTAGATGTGTTTGTTTCCCACGTCTTTAAATAACAGTGACACAGAACTTGCTTCCACTTTCTTACCCCTGATATGAACTTCTTTCCATCCTCAGgatcattttcttcttttcttttctttgttttctgtgtgttttgctccttctgttctccttcttctcctcctttgtTTCCATGGGTCTCCCCCTCCTCCGCCTCGTCCCAGTAGCGAGCAGGAGGCTGCTAGGAGCAAGCAGGAGCAGGTTAGCAGCAGTGACtctcacaaaaagacacatttacagTTGATTTATCCCAGCTCGGCTCCTCCATCACCCCTTTCACACGCGCTGCTTGCGTTAGCCGCCTGATGCTAACGAAGCTAATGctacggtgtgtgtgtgtgtgcgtcctgATCTCTGCTAGCTAACAGCACCAACAGCTACATACTCCACCGATCATTTATTCCTATTTACCTTCTTCTCTTTACCCACGTGTGTATCCTTCACCGGTGCTTCGTCGGGCGACGCCATCTTTGTTGTATACGTTTTTTAGTTCCTGTGACGTCACTTCTGAATACATCACTTCCGGCGGTACGTAGTGATGGTTCCGCTGAAGCTCCGACACATGCGCGGTAGCTCATGAAGCAGGCGTGGTTTGGTCACGTGACTCGTGACGTCACCGAGTCACCAACAGTGGAAGTGAACCGCTACCTCGCTGATCCTtcagaacttttattttattttctaatgtcatagtttatttttatgcttttatatCTCTATTggagtttgtgtctgtgtccactTGACCTACTGAGATGAtggttttgttgtttatttaactcTTTGCCTTGCAGaatgttgtatttgtttttgttctttgtatttttggggggaatgCATAGTGGAGATTCTTGATTGAACTTGTAATTATAGTATTGTGCAATaaagatgggaaaaaaaaaaaaaaaaaagatccttcAGAACTGCTCACATACTGGGCAaaccacaaaaatgtatatcCCAATCTTTATCAAGTTGCTCAACATTTCTTATGCCCCCCAGCCTCACCCGTGCCGTGTGAACAGGTTATTTCCGAGGCTGGGGAAATTGTAttgaaaagaagaaacctcaTTGTCATTATCATTGTTGTATTCAGTCGTGTagttaaaaacaaatgcatgaacCAATCAATGACACGTCTCGATTGCACTTCATGTTATTGGCCACTAGGTGTCCTACTGGAGCTCTGTGTGTCATTGAAGCTTCCAGTCATGAACCATGTTTTGTTCAACAAAGCCTCGATCAGCCATCACTAGCGATACGTTGAgcgttgtttttctttttaaacacaatCTTATAATTCATGACAACACGAAAAACCATCATTAACTGTATCTGAATgacaacatttaatttaaagttatgaaaacaaaagaaattcgATTTTATtgccctttttttctgttttttccgttttgttgctttttatttatttacactgcaaaaaaggtgtttagtctaaaaacaagataaaaacagtaaatctgagggaaatgatcttgctgcatggacagataatttaccttgacaagatttcttgaattaagattgttgaatctagaaatatgcatgttgaatgcttaaaacaagaaattaactcctaaaacaagataaattatgtaacacttctgaATCCAAAGTTTTTTTCctaggtaagaaacaaataatttacaggtcactctgctcgggccagttcagcagctttaatttatcttgttttaagagttgatttcttattttaagcgtacaacatgttTATGCTTATTATGAAAGTATCTGTCTTTAgacacccttttttgcagtgtatatacaGCATTAGCTGTTGTACAAGTAGTTACTGCAGCTGGGTTTAAGTTCTTTGTATTAGGTAGATTAATTCAGTTGTTCCTTTCCTGTTTACTAAAAAGGAAATGGTTCTAAAAAGTTCTCACAACAAGGACTGTGGGTTTTCTTTGTgactgggtcatgatttctggaaataGTTATTGCTGtttagtttttgaaatgtatcttTTAGTCGCTTCGAGCATCACAAGTGAAGTGCCGTATAGATAGAACTCACACCATTATAATCTAAATCGATGAATAGCACTGCAGGGAAGAtaaatattgattaattttGGGGTGTATCAACCCTTAAAGTAAAGACACCAATTGCAGCAAAAAACAGGACACCATCCTTCCTTGCAAATCCTCATCACTCAGCTAGTCTCTAGAAGTCAAAACTTTCATGAAGTGAAAGTTTCAATAATGGGTTGCAACATACTCACAGCTGTCCACTGGCCTTTGGACAAATACTTGTGTGAGTGGTTTTGACTTCCTCCCTTGAagcatttttgaaaatgtgccAAGACTCTTTATCTATCTCAAATAACATGCAGAGGGTGGTTCTCTACGACAAACTTTGCTTTTCATCTGCCAGAACAAAGCTGTGTATGTAAAACAaacgctgcaaaaaaaagatgctttttgTTATTCTTTCCTTGTATTAAAGGGCATTTCACAGGAGAAAGAACTCCATATGTTTGAGTTGAACTcctcacagcaaaatctgtagtgtcgttttttcagtgttaatcattttgagttgctgagtgttgaTTTTTAGAGTTGTTTGAACattgtagtgatcaaaaagctctgccagcgttgttacatgtaaacacctgagttagattcacttcagttggagttgatttttcagattttgtgacttgtatgttcggctaaagacagaatacacttttaatgtatcgtaaaacaaaacaacgaatgttaattatcacattaatgaaaggaaataacatgattttagtgttgaaaaaacacttaaatgtgtcataaaataacacaatgtatgttaaaaatgaatatttgacacccttggtgttgttttatgacaccacataagtgcacttttaactcaaaattgtgttattccttttcacttgAGTGttcaacactattaaagagttaaaatatgaacacttttcaaagtgtaattgtAACTCAGAgtccgtgagaactatataaactcaaaaaaactctgtgagttgaattaacactcctgaTTTTTCTGTGCTGCACACTGTGAAGACAATTCCCAAATGGTGGACATAGTTCAAAAGTGCATGCAGTGTGTTGTTTGTCTCTAAGTCCAGCCCTTTTGGCATGTTTGTCTTGgacctttattttctttcaactTTATAGTTTATTGGGCTGTTTGCTAGTTGCAGGTGGAATAAACAGTATAAACCGCCCCTCCCcctgttaaaaattaaaaaatccacTGAGCGGAGAGGGGAGGGTTTGGAGTATCACAATCTTTTTGAAGGGAGATTAGTGAAAAACAGTTTGCTTGTCCAGGGAAAACtacagcaggaggagagaaatacagcaccATGTCATCTGATCCAGACACGGTATGTCACTTCATTAATCCAAAGTCtagaagtcttttttttttaaaaacagcgaCATTGTGCTAAAGTTAATTTcttgtttaataaataaatatttcgaAATGGATACAAAAGCTACATATTTTGGGCTTAAGCCCTATAGATTGTGAAACAAATACCAAAAACCTAATTTGCCAACCATAACACCTAATGTGGTGCATATGTTCAGGAAGCATTTATTAACTAAGATTAATGTTATGTTGATTGGTGCACATGGGGATTTAGCATTATATGCAATATAATTAAACTCAATGAAGACAACACCCATTAAATCCTGAACACAGTTTTCATTATCTTCTACACAATCAAATAGCTGCAGTTTAactctttatcaggcaaagaaccatatttggtaacttgagcggacatctataaAAGGTCTCCTCATAGAACCATATGGGTTTCTACatcactgaccaatcagtaaatcacacaagattcaagctttcctttattgtcattgtattaaaaaagtatacaactaaatttatgtgtgcttctcatatatgaggtgctttaaaaaagacattcagacattacactTATGTAacaagtagtctaaaaagataaaatagtttaaaggtaaaagataaagtggtgatggatgcagatgaggtgttattgtctatttagggttgctgtgggaaagagataataataataataatgactcaattgacctggatttgcaatataaaaatgaaacattttgcaaaaagtcttgtaatatcctccagtaACACTTCAGGGTCGACGTTTTCCATTTCCAGGAGTTCCTATGAAGCGTTAATAACTATCACACAATGATCATACAGTATGCTTtatatgttttcattattttattatcttttttatcatgTAGTCACCACCTCGACCAGAACTGTTTGATTTCCATGGAGTCTCAATGACCCACTTTTTCACAGACAACTGGGAAAACGTTCAAAAGTTTCAAGCCAGGCCAGATGATATACTTATTGCAACATACCCCAAAGCAGGTCGGTCCATAAACATAACCAGCCAGTTTAAATGCTTTATAGTTCATAAAAGATATGTGTATAAAGGTTGGGATCATGTTATCTTCCTCTCTGTGGTTTTTAGGAACCACATGGGTCTCCTACATCCTGGACCTGCTGTACTTTGGTCAGACAGAGCGTCAGACATCTGTCCCCATCTATGAGAGAGTGCCTTTCTTGGAGATTGTCGTCCCATCTATTGGTTCAGGTTGAAGACACCATCAGACATACTCACCATATTTCACATGCACCTTTTGCTGAAACTTAAGCAAACATTGTGATTGTATCTGAAGGTTCTTTTGCCTTTTATTACCCTTAAAAGCATCAGGGCTttacttcctccatcctttcctTTTCATGCAGGAACAGACCTGGCAGACAGCCTCCCCACCTCTCCTCGCCTCATTAAGACTCATTTTCCTGTCCAATTTGTGCCAAAGTCCTTTTGGGAGCAGAACTGCAGGGTCAGTAGTTTCTGCTTTACGTCTCAATGTATGATGACAAGatttttaaatcacctttctcaCCTCAAGAAAAGTTTACAAATATAAAATCTCCAtggaccatatatatatatatatatatagatacatatTCTGAAAGTTCCAAATTCTATAAAGGatgagtaataaaaaataaaagccataGAAGTTGAAACAAACCCCACTAAAACaaacacttgtgtgtgtgtaaaggtgtCATGTAGTGTTCACATAATTGATTGTGTTTCCTTCTTCTGTAGATCGTCTATGTGGCTCGCAATGCCAAAGACAAcatggtgtctttttttcactttgatcgCATGAACGTTGTTCAGCCAGAGGCTGGAGACTGGAGCAGCTTCTTCCAGAGATTCTTGGACGGAAAGAGTATGCATCAAATtcaaggaaaaaggaaaaatgttcATGAGACAATTGTAATGGTCTAATGACagccaatgtaaaaaaaatcccttaCAACAGTTTAATGCAGTGTTAGGACATGAAGCTATATGCTATTCAGTCGCAGCCCccaaactgtaaaataacatcCCCCACTCCATCAGATCTGTCAGGCCTGGCTCAGActaggactcagatgcagagcaggtgaactgaACTCTCTTTATTTTCAAAGAAGGAGGCAAGAGTAATCCACACAAGgtggaaacaaacagagaaaacccactcagagggaggaaaaacactATGAACCATCTACGCTAACAAATAAAACTCAAAGGTCCTAATTCGAGTTACGGGGCTTGACGGGGCTAATCTAGGAAGGTGATAAACTAATGAATAAAaggttaaacaaacaaaaggcgctccTAAAGGGAGGATCCAAACCTGATAGCAAAAACAAAGGAATCTACAAAACTCTACAATGAACTGGGAAATAGAATAAAGGAAGGAAACAAAagtgaacacaaaatcactccaaaagggaaacaaaacagCTGACAAGAGAAACTATGAAACTAAATCCTAGCGCTTAGCTGATAATaaactacaaagaaaaatcactcttgcaaGGAACACTCAAAAAGGCGAAGCAAGGAAATCTGAGGCTGTGGCATGAAGGAGAAAAAcgggctggtatggtgacgaggtcaaacacactggaccaagacgaGGGAAATCAGACTATTTAAGCACCAGGAGggatacggtggccctgaagtgcaaaccacaccagcaattcatcaaaacgGAAAGGGTAGCTACATATTGGACACTggtcctcctcctgattggttcctgccgtcattcgcttctccgtagCCAAACCAGCCGCccatatataatgtagtgcgcccgtattgtgatatttatggtaaattcattgagcctgttcagagcgagctgacatgaaggataaacactttactgtcattatttctcactttgcagtataaaactctcacctgcagagaggagatgaagcattaactttacatgaacacaccacgtgatataatcaaattgcgtcacgccgaaaatgtatttgttgtgtcggcgAAATTCACATTTCATGgcgtgttgtggcgaattgctgctattttgtgtttgtgctggtgtggtttgcacttcagaggagcaccaggtgaacacaatcagtaACTGGGGGAGACAACggctgtgtcccaaagtcaaggaaggatgctcaaacggctggatttgaaggatgccacgtcatcgacatccgccgaaggactgtcccaatgtccaggatgctcagaggacagagtccttcttttgcccaaatcccgaggatgcatgtgtgtatcctccgtgcgctccgactacccataatgcattgcgcacaccggtctaccgggagatttaaaaatggcgagcgtagaaacagcgacgccggcggcgcaatatgcatttaaatatataagtattttcagtttatactgaatgttatcacataacttacaaaacgtgtgtttaaagtcaagcaaaaacataaacataaacaaatgccagaatattaagctaaagagaataaacgtcatcttgatacattgtcggttaagttaattaatgccgtctcagtcgctaaagttattgttaattaatttatatgcgtcagatgataatgtactatgtgcaactatgccattcagaaagttatgcatttctttattgtgtttacagggaccgaaagtccgctattatccgttattgatatttataaataactgttattgtactgtactgtaaaataaaaaataaaaaatcacagaatatatttccatgatgaattatgcttcgctgcttttatgaaactagccaaattcagccaggatcagttaaatattcaggtttaatccactttatggtttttacttgataaatcgtggagattcagccttaaagcatcttcttccatttttacaaatatgtgtcagagtgctgatgccaaagacacatccatgtcgtgaacagattttgaaattgcggcgctgaattaattaattaatttatgtatttatttatttttattaaactgataagaacagatactacacttgatcttagccaaaaggccgagagcggcgctgaattcaagcaggacgtccaattacacaatgacgcacagctgcactctgaaggctgtcccattAGTGCATTACACCagagaaaggaaggactctggcctcgccttcggaggacccgactctgaaggaaggatccttgacattgggacacagctacTAATtgggggagacaatcagacagatgacacacagggaaaagcaagtgacctgaaacgagaggagagttactatttcaaagtaaaacaggaaatgacaagaccaaaacaccaaaataaaacaccacctcacagCGGTGTGACAAGATCTGCTCACTGAGTCTCTCAAGGCCAGactaaaaactcacttttattcACTAGCGTTCCCTGATAGGGCTTCATATGTGCCTGTTGAGACTgcattgttttaaatatgtttgctGTCTAATGTCACCATGACTTTCTCGTGTCTTAACTGCTATTTTATACACTTTCGTACAGCACTGGTCAACgtgagttgtttttaaatgtgctttagaaataaatgtttatgaCAGGTGTCAGTCTTATGGGAACCCCTTCAAAACGTGTCAACAAGGTGGTAACAAGTGATGAAATGCAGAGATTTCTGCTGAACAATATGAAAGTGAAGTGCTTCCATGTGTCGTTCTGTGGCCTCAGTGCTTGATGGATCCTGGTACGACCACGTGAACGGCTGGTGGAAGAAGAAACAGACTTATTCCAATCTCCACTACATGTTCTACGAAGATATGATTGAGGTAtgttagttgttattgttggtctCTTTCTATGTTGTCTGCTCTTCTCCTCCAGCAGTGATGATATCTGACGACGGTGTTTTCAGGATACTGGACGGGAAATCGACAAACTCTGCAGCTTTCTCGGTTTGTCTTGTTCGGACGAGGAGAAGAAACGAGTTACAGGTGGAGTGCAGTTTGATAATATGAAGAAGGACAAGATGGCCAACTATTCTACATTGGAAGTTATGAATTTCAAAGTTTCTCCCTTCATGAGAAAAGGTAACCTGATGAATAAGATAATAGATGAACGTGTGTTTAAAAACACCTTCAGCTCAATCATGTCTGACTTTCTTTCTGTGGTTCTGCAGGGAAAGTTGGTGACTGGAAGAACCATTT encodes:
- the sult1st4 gene encoding sulfotransferase family 1, cytosolic sulfotransferase 4 — protein: MSSDPDTSPPRPELFDFHGVSMTHFFTDNWENVQKFQARPDDILIATYPKAGTTWVSYILDLLYFGQTERQTSVPIYERVPFLEIVVPSIGSGTDLADSLPTSPRLIKTHFPVQFVPKSFWEQNCRIVYVARNAKDNMVSFFHFDRMNVVQPEAGDWSSFFQRFLDGKMLDGSWYDHVNGWWKKKQTYSNLHYMFYEDMIEDTGREIDKLCSFLGLSCSDEEKKRVTGGVQFDNMKKDKMANYSTLEVMNFKVSPFMRKGKVGDWKNHFTVAQNEKFDEDYKKKMTDTTLQFRDEV